A window of Diabrotica virgifera virgifera chromosome 9, PGI_DIABVI_V3a contains these coding sequences:
- the LOC126892809 gene encoding endoglucanase-like, translating to MKLLVAIAFLGYVAAGSFGRCPGPDIVPIPGGLSGDGITTTYWDCCAQTCAHRQNVKTDNGIPVQTCAIDGTTNITIDQNGIVSGCRVGGQAFACSNQQPYVVSDTLALGWSAASFTGGIDNSKCCSCFLLSFKDQLAGKQMLVQLVNSGTDLASNHFDLQIPGGGVGIWNHGCDAQWGAGENGWGRRYDGVSSLEECCLLPEVLQPGCRFRFQFMEGVYRPNVTFQEVQCPAELIAVTACGNLNY from the exons tTGCTGCTGGCTCTTTTGGTCGCTGCCCTGGTCCTGACATCGTGCCCATCCCTGGTGGTTTGAGTGGAGATGGAATCACCACCACATACTGGGACTGTTGTGCTCAAACATGCGCCCATCGCCAAAATGTTAAAACTGACAACGGCATTCCTGTTCAAACATGTGCAATCGATGGCACTACGAACATCACTATAGATCAAAACGGTATCGTTTCAGGATGTAGAGTAGGAGGACAGGCATTCGCATGCAG TAATCAACAGCCGTACGTCGTAAGTGACACCTTGGCACTAGGTTGGTCAGCTGCTTCTTTCACAGGTGGTATAGACAATTCCAAATGTTGTAGCTGTTTCTTGTTGTCCTTTAAGGACCAGCTAGCTGGAAAACAGATGTTGGTCCAACTTGTTAACAGCG gaACTGACTTGGCTTCAAACCACTTCGATCTCCAAATACCCGGAGGTGGTGTAGGTATCTGGAACCATGGATGCGATGCTCAATGGGGAGCTGGCGAAAACGGTTGGGGTAGAAGATATGATGGTGTTTCTTCCCTTGAAGAATGTTGTCTTCTACCAGAAGTTTTACAACCTGGATGCAGATTCAGGTTCCAGTTCATGGAAGGCGTGTATAGACCCAATGTTACCTTCCAAGAAGTACAATGTCCTGCCGAGCTTATTGCTGTTACTGCTTGtggaaatttgaattattaa